The Tropicibacter oceani DNA segment AAGCATCGTCGGCAGCCGCAAGCAGCGTATCAAAAGCTATTTTGGCAGTTCGGTGCTGGGCATGCAGGAAGGCGCCGCCACGGGGCGCGTCGCCGAATTGCTGGAACCGTTCAAGGCTGACCTGCTTCCCGGCACGCTCGAAGGGTATACCCTGCCGCAGGGCGACGGCAGTTCGCGCAACCGCGCCAATATCGCCCGCGCCACCGAGCTGTTTGAACAGGCCGGCTGGACCGTGCAGGACGGCGTGATGAAAAACGCCGAAGGCGAGCCCTTTACCTTTGAGCTGCTGCTGTCGCAGGGCTCGGGCGAGCCGGAGTCGATGGCCGACACCTATATCGAGGCGCTCAAGCGGCTGGGGATCAGCCCGACCATCACCGTGATCGACAGCGCCCAGTACAAGGAACGCACCAGCAGCTTTGACTATGACATGACTTACAACCGGTTCGGGCTGTCGCTGTCGCCGGGCAACGAGCAATACAGCTATTGGGGGTGTGAAAACGCCGAGGTTCCGGGATCGCGCAACCTGATCGGGATCTGCGACCCCGCCGCCGAGGCGATGATCGGCACCATGCTGTCCGCGACCAGCCGCGATGATTTCATCGCTGCCACGCGGGCGCTGGACCGTGTGCTGACGGCAGGCCGTTATGCCATCCCGTTCCATGACCAGTATGACGTCAGTTACATCGCCCATGCGGCAGAACTGCACTACCCCGAGCGTATCCCTGCCTATGGCGATTGGATCGGATTCCAGCCTGATGTATGGTGGTGGGAGGACCAATAAGGTCCACCCGAGCATGAAAAGACATGAGGCGAAGATGAAACAAGCAGGGATCCTGGTCGCGCTTGCCGTCCTTCTGGCGGGCTGCGCGACGGTGGATGGCGTCGGACAGGACATCTCGCGCGGGGCGCAGCGCGTCGCGGGCTGGTTCTGACCCATAACGTCAGACTGACATTCAAGGGCCGCCCGACACCCGGGCGGCCTTAGTACTTTTCGCCTAGTTCCTTTCGCCCTGCCCTCGCCTATGCTGAGGTCACGAGGAGAAAACACGATGAGCGAAGCGGCACAGAAGTTTCCCGAAGGTAATCTGACAACGGCTTTGGTCGTCGATGATCACCCGCTGTTTTGCGATGCTCTGACGCTCACGTTGCAATCCATCGCCGATTTCGAGGAAATCCGCAGCGCCGGGACGCTGGAAAAGGCGCTGGAGGTGGTGACACAGGACACCGGCATCGGGCTGATCGTGCTGGACCTGAACCTGCCGGACGTCAATGGCCTGGACGGGCTGGTGCGGCTGCGCAATGCGGCGCCCAAGGCCTCGATCATCATTGCCAGTTCGATGGCGGACAACGCCATGATCAGCCATGCTCTCAAGGCCGGGGCCGATGCCTTTGTGCCCAAGCATTCCCAGCGCTCGGTGTTTCGCCGCGCCTTCGAGGCGGTGGCCAAGGGCCAGGCCTTTGTGCCCGACGGCTATATCGACCCGCAGGCCGGCAAGGAACCGGCCCCCGACGATGCGCTGGCGCGGCTGGCGTCGCTGACCAACCAGCAGGCGCGCATCCTGCACCTGATCTGCGAAGGCAAGCTGAACAAGCAGATTGCCTATGACCTGTCGATCGCCGAAACCACGGTCAAGGCGCATGTCACGGCAATCATGCGCAAACTGGGCGTGCACAGCCGCACCCAGGCGGTGCTGGTCGCGCAAGAGGCACGGTTCAGCCGGGTCTTGCCAATGGGCGAATAAGCCCGCATCCTGCACCAACGAAACCCCACAAGGGTCAAGATCATGGACGGAGCGCAAAACAGCTCCGCACGGGAGGAAACCGGCACAAGGGCGGCGCTGCGCGTGGCCCAGGTGCCCTGTGACGGGCCGGACAGGGTCGGCACGCTGGCCGCACGGCTTGGGCCGGGGCCTTTTGCCCTTGTCTGCCTGTTCGCCTCTCCCGATGCGGATTTCGCGCGGTTGACCCGCGACACCCACCGCGCCTTTGGCGGGGCGGATGTCTTGGCCTGCACCACCGCCGGAGAGCTGGGCGAACAGGGCTACGAAGACGGCCAGATCATCGCCGTCGCCTTCCCCGAGGCCTATTTTGCCGTCACGACCCTGGTGATCGAGGATCTGGACAACCTCAACGAACAGGCGCTGATCGACCGGTTGATCCAAAGCCGCATGGCGCTGAACCAGCGCGCGCCGCAGATGCCGTCGGAATTCGCCTTTCTGATGGTCGACGGGCTGTCGCTGCGCGAGGAACACCTGACCGCGGTGCTGACCGCCGGGCTGGGCCCGACGCCGCTGTTTGGCGGCTCGGCCGGCGATGGCGAAAATTTCCACGCCACCTTTTTGTCGCGCAACGGCACGGTGCGGCAGAACGCGGCGCAGGTCGCGCTGGTGCGCACGCGCTGCCCGGTGCAGGTTTTCAGCCTCGATCACATGGTGCCCACGGCCACGCGCATGGTGGTCACCGCCGCCGATCCCGACCGCCGCGTGGTGCAGGAAATCAACGCCGAACCTGCCGCTAAGGAATATGCCCGCCTGCTGGGCAAGGACCCCAACCAGCTGACCCCCTTTACCTTTGCCGCCCACCCGGTCGTGGTGCGCCTGGGCGATACCCATCACGTGCGTTCGATCCAGCGGGTGGACGACAACGGCGACCTGGTCTTTTTCTCGGCCATCGACGAAGGCATGGTGCTGACCCTTGCCGATCACCTGGACATTGCCGATCACCTGAACAAGCGGTTCGAAAAGCTGGCCGACCTGGGCAAACCCGACCACATCCTGGCCTGCGATTGCCTGCTGCGCCGGATCGAAGCCGGGCAGACCCAGAAAAGCCGCGAAATCTCGGATATCCTGATCCGGCACAAGGTCGTCGGCTTTTCGACCTATGGCGAACAGATCGGCGCGCTGCATGTCAACCAGACGCTGACCGGCGTGGCCATCTACCCACCGCTCGAGGATGCCTGAGATGTCGCTCGTCAACCCGTCGGACCCGCTGGATCTGCAAAACGCCAAGCTGATCAAGATCGCCGAGTCGTTGATGAAGCGGGTGGAATACGGCGGGGCGCCCTCGGGCGCGGCCTATGAACAGTTCGAACGCGCGGCGCTTTTGGAAAAGCGGGTGCGCGAACGCACGCTGGAGCTGGAACGCACGCTGGACCTGCTGCACGAATCCAACGCCCAGCTGGCCCAGGCCAACAACGAAACCGAAGCCGCGCGGCGCAACCTGGCCGATGCAATCGAAACCGTGTCCGAAGGCTTTGCCCTGTTCGATCCCGGCGATGTGCTGGTCATGTGCAATTCGCGCTTTTGCCGCGATTTTCGCGACACCGTGGTCGATCTGCGCCCTGGCCTGGCCTTTCAGCGTTATGTCGAAACGGTCAGCACATCGCGCTACCTGGCGCTGCCGGCCACCACCACGCCGCAGGAATGGTCGGAAAAGCGCATGCGCCGCCACAAGGACCGGCGCGTGATGTTCAACGTGCAGCTGGCCAATGACCGCTGGCTTCAGGTGTCCGAACACCGCACCGCCAATGGCGGCACGGTCGTCTTGCAGACCGACGTGACCGACATCATCCGGCTGGAGCGGCAGGAACGCACCAAGCTGCGCGACAAGCAGACCCGCATGATCCGCGCCACGCTGGACCACCTGAACCAGGGCGTCTGCATCTTTGACGAAAACGCGCGGCTGGTCGGATGGAACGACAAGATCGGCACGCTGCTGGCCCTGCCCGCCCGGCGCATGCACCTGGGGGCGTCGTTTTTTGCGCTGATCGACCTTTTGGGCGACGAGATTGATTTCACCCGCGGCCTTGACCGCGAAGGCTTTGCCTATTGGGCGCGCCAGAAAGGGCCGCGCGCCGCCATCAGCTTTGAAATCCGCCGCAATGGCGCGGTGACCTTGCAGATCTTTGGCCGCGGCATGCCGGACGGCGGCTTTGTGATTTCGGTCACCGATGTGACGGCGGAACGCGAGGCGGCGAAAAAGCTGTATGAACTCAATGAGATCCTTGAACAAAGGGTGATGGAGCGCACGCTGGAGCTGGAGGATGCCCTGTCTGCCGCCGAACGCGCCAATGCCTCCAAGTCCCGGTTCGTCGCCGCCGCCAGCCATGACCTGTTGCAACCGCTGTCGGCGGCCAAGCTGTATATCGCTTCGCTGGCGGATCACTGCACCAATGCGCACGAAAGCTCGGTCCTGGCCAAGACAGAAAGCGCCCTGACCAGCGCCGAGGCGATCATCGACGCGCTGCTGGACATCTCGAAACTGGATGGCGACGGCATCAGCTTTGACATCCGCACCGTGTCGCTGCGCGACATCCTGCGCCCGCTGGTCGACGAAATGGAGGTGCTGGCCCAGAACAAGGGGCTGGAACTGCGGCTGGTCGATTGCGACCTGAGCGTCGAAAGCGATGCCACCTATTTGCGGCGCATCGTGCAGAACCTGCTGGCCAATGCCATCCGCTATACCGATCGCGGCCGGGTGCTGGTGGGCGTGCGGCGCAACGGCGGCTCGGCCCGGGTCGAGGTCTGGGACACCGGCCCAGGCATCGCCGAGGAAGACCAGAACGCCATCTTCGAAGAGTTCAAGCGCCTTGATGCCAATGCCTCGGACAATGACGGGCTGGGCCTGGGGCTGGCCATCGTCGAACGCGCCTGCGCCCGGCTGGGCCATCCCATCGGGCTGTGGTCACAGCCCGGGCGCGGCAGTTGTTTCATGGTGAACCTGCCGATTGCCGGCCAGGTGGCGCCCAGCGGGGTCAAGACGCCGCGCGTGGTGCGGCCGATTTCGCTGGCGCAGGCGGGGATGATCACGCTGTTGGTGGAAAACGACCCGCAGATGCGCCGGGCCATCACGGTGCTGATGGAAAGCTGGGGCGTGCATGTGATCGAGGCCGAAGACGCCGATTCTGCGCTGGCCCTGCTGACCGATCTGGAAATCACGCCCGATGCGGTGCTGCTGGACTATCAGCTGGGCCCCGGCCAGACCGGGTTGGAGCTGTACCAGGAAATCTGCGACCGGCTGGGGCCGCTGCCCGGCGCCATCGTGTCGGCCAACCGGGCGCCGGAATTGGGGCAGAACTGCGCGGAACTGGGTCTGGCCTTTCTGCAAAAGCCGATCGACCGCCAAAAGCTGAGCCAGGTTCTGGAAAGCGCCGCCGCCCGGATGGTCTGACCCGGGGGGCGGCGCGCCCTGCCCGCCTTACATCATGCCGCGACAACCGCGCGGCGCTGCCGGCATGCCGATGCGCGTCGGGTTGACCACCAGGATCCAGCGTTCGGGATAGCCCGGAGCCTGCGTGCGCCGGTAGGTGCAACCATTCGACATGGTGCGGTAATCGCCCTGCGGCGCCGCCACGCCCTGGCTGCTGACAAAGGGGGCGCCCTGCGCCATCAGCAATTGCTTGGGCGCCGGGGTGTCCTGTGCGGTCAGCGAAACAAGTCCAATCACCGAGGCGGTCATGAATGCGGTAAGGCTCATCGGGTAACTCCTGTGGGTCGGGCCGGACCAGCCGGCGCTGTGGCAAAAGGATCGCGCCGCTGGCGGGCGAACTGGCCATGACCTTCGGGGGGCGGCTGATCTATTCCATGTCCGGTAAAGGGCAGAAAGATGAACATCCGATCGGTTTTTAGGAAAATCCGCCCGGGTTCAATTGGATAAATTATCGTTCAATTTCAGATAAAAGCGCGGCGCAGCTCATGCACCGCTCAAAGCGCGATCACGATGTCCGCCCGCAGACCGCCAAGCGTTTCGCTTTCGCCCAGCCGCAGCACGCCGCCATGCGCGCGCGCAATGTCCGCCGCAATCGCCAGGCCCAGCCCCACACCCGGCCCCTTGTCCTGGTTGCGCGCCGGATCCAGCCGCACAAAGGGGCGGATCGCCTCGTCGCGCTGATCGACCGGAATGCCGGGGCCGTCATCCTCGACCCGGATGCGGAGCGACTTGGCGGTGATCATCACCGATATCTCGCAGCGCGACCCGTAGCGGATGGCATTGCCCACCAGGTTTTCGACTGCGCGGCGCAGCGCCCGGGGCCGCAGCGGGTATTCGCCGCCGCCCTGAATATCGCCCAGCGTCACCGCCTGGCCCACCCTTTGGGCGTTTTCCGCAATGGACTGGACCAGGGCCACCACGTCTGTCGGCTCAACGGCGGCGGTTTCGGCGTCGCTGCGCGCAAATTCCAGAAAGGCGTCGATCAGCTGCTGCATGTCCTCGACATCGCGTTCCAGCGGTTCGCGGTCTTCGTCATCCAGCAAGGACAGGCCCAGGCGCATCCGCGTCAGCGGCGTGCGCAGGTCGTGACTGACCCCTGACAGCATCATGGTGCGCTGTTCGATCTGCCGTTCGATCCGCGCCCGCATGTCCAGAAAGGCATGGCCCGCCGCCCGCACCTCGATCGCGCCAGAGGGCGAATAAGGCACGGTGCGCCCCCGGCCAAAAGCCTCGGCGGCCTGGGCAAGCCGGGTGATCGGGCGCAGCTGATTGCGCAGATAGGCAAAGGAAATCAACGTCATCAGCAGGCCGAACACCGCCATGGTGATCAGCAACTGATGCGGGTTGCTGGCCGAAACCCGCCCCCGGTCCGCCGCGATCCGAAACAGCGTATCACCGCGCGCCACGAACAACCGCACCTCTTGATCGTTGGGCAATTCCACCTGGGTCAGGCCCGTGACGCGGGCGCGCAGCGTGCGGATCACCACGATCCCGGTGAAATCATACCAACGGCGGAAATCGGCCCGTGGCACATCATCGGCGCTGACCTTGGACAAACGCAGATCCAGCGCCTGCGACAGGTCCAGCCCGCTGGCCTGTTCGGCGGTGGCCAGATTGACCGCCCGCGCCAGCTCGCGGCTCAGCTGGACAGAGACGCCTTCGAAATGGCGCTGGATGAAAGCCACCGAAACCACCAGTTGCAGCGTCACAACCGGAAGCACCAGGATCAGCGCGGCACGGCCATAAAGGCTGCGCGGCATATAGCGTTTGAGCCATTCGAACGACATGCGTTAAACCTATCCTTGCCCGCGCACCTGCGCCATCACCAAAAGGACGCCCCCGTGATCGACCCCCAGCCCGAGTTTCGCCCCGTGGCGGGCCTTGCCGACCCTCTCGCGCCCGGTCTGCGGCGGGTTCTTGCGCCGAATCCCTCGCCGATGACCTATCGTGGCACCAATACCTATCTGCTGGGCGAAAGCGAACTGGCGGTGATCGACCCCGGCCCGGACGATCCCGCGCATCTTGCTGCGATTCTGCGGGCGGTTTTGCCCGGTCAACGCATCACCCATATCCTGGTGACCCACGCCCACCTGGACCATTCGCCGCTGGCCGCCCCGCTGGCGCGCGAAACCGGCGCGCCGGTGCTGGGCTTCGGGCCCGCCACCGCCGGGCGCAGCGCCATCATGTCCAGGCTGGCCGACCAGGGTCTGATGGGCGGCGGCGAAGGCGTGGACCTGGCCTTTGCGCCCGATATCCTGCTGGCCGATGGCGATCAGGTCAGCGGGCCGGATTGGACCCTGCGCGCCCTGCATACCCCGGGCCACATGGCCAACCACCTTTGCTTTGCCTGGGGCGACGTGCTGTTTTCCGGCGATCTGATCATGGGCTGGGCCAGCTCGCTTGTCTCGCCTCCCGATGGCGATCTGACCGCCTTCATGGCGTCGCTGCGGCGGCTGCAAACGGACCGCTGGCGGCAGTTCCATGCCGGCCACGGCGCCCCCGTCACCGACCCCATGGCCCGGATCGAGGCGCTTTTGGCCCATCGCCTGGGCCGCGAGGCCGCGATCCTGCAGGCCTTGGGCGACGCCCCCGCCACCGCGGCCGAGCTGGCCGCGCGCATTTACACCGACACGCCCGCCGCGCTGCTGCCCGCCGCCGAACGCAACGTCCTGAGCCATCTTGTTGATATGACGCAAAAAGATTGGATAACCCCCGAAGAGGCATTGTCCGCGACAGCGCGTTTTCGACGCTTGTGACAGGAAATTCAGAAAATCCTGAATTTTGGTGCAAAACCCACTGGACGCCCGGATTCGAGATTGCTATACGGCCCACGTGTTCCGGCGTAGCTCAGCGGTAGAGCAGTTGACTGTTAATCAATTGGTCGTAGGTTCGATCCCTACCGCCGGAGCCATAATCAACCTAACCCGTTGATACTGAAAGGAAACGGAGAGTAGCTCCGTTAACTTTCCCCCTCAGCTGCGATCCTGGCACACAGGCGGCGCACACGGGGGTCACACGCGGCTCACTTCGTGTCTCATGTACGTCCGCGACGGTCCAACCGTCGAGGTCACAATGACGCCTTTTCGATACCTGCACCGCAAACGCGACCGCTTTCACTTTCGCAGACGAATTCCAGGGGCTTTCGGCAATTTTCCGCCGATCTCTCTCCCGCTGGGGACGACAGACGAAAATCTTGCGCTTACCTGGGTCAGACACCTGACGCAGGAGTCCGACCTTATGTTCGACAGTTTCATTTTTGTTGCCCCGCCGCTTCCCGAAGCGCTCGTCGCACAGTATTTTCGGCATTGCCTCGAGGACAGCCTGTCCACGCTACGTCGCCAAGTCCGTATGGCCAGGATGACCGGACGCTTCGGAGCAGACAATCAGATGCAGCTCTCCCTCATGCCCATGATCCTGCAGAGCCTTCTGCACGATGGTATCAATGACAAACTGCCGCTCCAGAGGGTCGACCCCGAGTGGTCAGAAGAGACGCTCTCGATGGCGATGCACCTTTATGCGCTGGAAGCCCGCAAAATCCAATCTTCGGAAGAGACGCGGCGGATCCAGCAGTCCTTCCCCGACATCAAGCAATCCGATCTCACCAGCATGGAGCATACCGCGCAACTGCGCGAAGCCTACATTTCCGCCCGCCTCGCCGCCTTGGGGAAAGGAACTGCGCCGACGTGTTTTGAAGCTCTCTGCGATCAGGCGGATCACCACGAACAAGCCGCCAACGCCCGGGAACCGGCCAGCGCTGGCGCCATGGACAGCGTGGTTTCGACGGCTTCGCAATGCGATACTCGTCCAGATGACACTACGCTCGGTGTGCGGCCTGACAACGGTCAACCTTGTCCTGTGTGTCCGCGGACGCCTGCAAAGGCTGCGGAAACAACGACGGAACCCGTATCCGCCGTCCAGCGCCCTGCCCCGAAATCCGTTTGTCGGACCATGTCCACCTTGGCAGACCATTTCGCCGCCTGCCGGGATGAAGCACTGGCTGCAGGTTCCGACGGCTGGTCCATGGACATTGCGCATGTCTTCTGGCGGGCAACTCGGTCAGAGAACATGACACCGGCGGTGGCGACGCAGCGTCAGTCAGATATCAGGCGGTTCATGCTCATCTTGGGGATCACAAGCGTGACGCAGATTACGCAAGCAAAATTAAGGCATTGGAACGATATGTTGATGCAGTTCCCCAAGAACTTTCTGCGTTCAAGCAAGGATGTCCATCAGGAACTCGAAGCCATCCTGCTGGGGGCAAAGCATCTCGCCGCCAAGGATAAAGGTCTCGCATCCGGTACACTCGACCGCCATGTGAAGTCGATCGAACTTCTGATCAGACGGGCCGTTTCCGAGGGAATGAGCGATCTTAAGGATCTGGAACTCAAGTCATTAAAACCAAGGAAAACATCTGGTCGGAACCGCCACAAAAAGCGCGCGACTTTCAGAGTGGAAGAGCTCAACCAGCTTTTCGCACATCCCCTTTGGACCGGTGCGAAATCCGCTGACCGGCTCCACAAGGCCGGACCCGTCGTCACGCGCGACGGCAAGTGGTGGATCCCCTTGATTTTGATGTACACCGGTGCTCGCCGGGCCGAAATCGCCGGGATGCTGGCATCAGACGTACAGGTCGTCGATGGAATTCCAGTATTCATCATCCAGTCGAACAAGTACCGAGGCATCAAGGGTGAGGCGAAGGACGCCGGTCCGGATGACAAGCTCACCCGTATTGTCCCCATCCACTCGCAACTGCTCGACCTGGGAATTCTCGACTACGTCGAAAACATCCGCACCAAGGGCCACGCCCTGTTGTTCCCAGATGTCGTCCCGAAGCCGCGCAAGGGCTCGGTACGAGCAAAAGCTGCGGATCCCGCTCTTCTCGTCGAGAAGTTCGGAGCAAAGTTCGATAATGCGTGGAGCAACGCTATGAAGTTTGCGCTGGAGGACAACCCGCGTAAATTGTGCATCC contains these protein-coding regions:
- a CDS encoding ATP-binding protein, coding for MSFEWLKRYMPRSLYGRAALILVLPVVTLQLVVSVAFIQRHFEGVSVQLSRELARAVNLATAEQASGLDLSQALDLRLSKVSADDVPRADFRRWYDFTGIVVIRTLRARVTGLTQVELPNDQEVRLFVARGDTLFRIAADRGRVSASNPHQLLITMAVFGLLMTLISFAYLRNQLRPITRLAQAAEAFGRGRTVPYSPSGAIEVRAAGHAFLDMRARIERQIEQRTMMLSGVSHDLRTPLTRMRLGLSLLDDEDREPLERDVEDMQQLIDAFLEFARSDAETAAVEPTDVVALVQSIAENAQRVGQAVTLGDIQGGGEYPLRPRALRRAVENLVGNAIRYGSRCEISVMITAKSLRIRVEDDGPGIPVDQRDEAIRPFVRLDPARNQDKGPGVGLGLAIAADIARAHGGVLRLGESETLGGLRADIVIAL
- a CDS encoding MBL fold metallo-hydrolase, encoding MDPQPEFRPVAGLADPLAPGLRRVLAPNPSPMTYRGTNTYLLGESELAVIDPGPDDPAHLAAILRAVLPGQRITHILVTHAHLDHSPLAAPLARETGAPVLGFGPATAGRSAIMSRLADQGLMGGGEGVDLAFAPDILLADGDQVSGPDWTLRALHTPGHMANHLCFAWGDVLFSGDLIMGWASSLVSPPDGDLTAFMASLRRLQTDRWRQFHAGHGAPVTDPMARIEALLAHRLGREAAILQALGDAPATAAELAARIYTDTPAALLPAAERNVLSHLVDMTQKDWITPEEALSATARFRRL
- a CDS encoding site-specific integrase, with translation MFDSFIFVAPPLPEALVAQYFRHCLEDSLSTLRRQVRMARMTGRFGADNQMQLSLMPMILQSLLHDGINDKLPLQRVDPEWSEETLSMAMHLYALEARKIQSSEETRRIQQSFPDIKQSDLTSMEHTAQLREAYISARLAALGKGTAPTCFEALCDQADHHEQAANAREPASAGAMDSVVSTASQCDTRPDDTTLGVRPDNGQPCPVCPRTPAKAAETTTEPVSAVQRPAPKSVCRTMSTLADHFAACRDEALAAGSDGWSMDIAHVFWRATRSENMTPAVATQRQSDIRRFMLILGITSVTQITQAKLRHWNDMLMQFPKNFLRSSKDVHQELEAILLGAKHLAAKDKGLASGTLDRHVKSIELLIRRAVSEGMSDLKDLELKSLKPRKTSGRNRHKKRATFRVEELNQLFAHPLWTGAKSADRLHKAGPVVTRDGKWWIPLILMYTGARRAEIAGMLASDVQVVDGIPVFIIQSNKYRGIKGEAKDAGPDDKLTRIVPIHSQLLDLGILDYVENIRTKGHALLFPDVVPKPRKGSVRAKAADPALLVEKFGAKFDNAWSNAMKFALEDNPRKLCIHSLRHFVNNTLIHENDVHKVTRLDLLGHVEGSDDQDTNTSTYRDDTPLSIKREAIEKLPRLDVMLVKS
- a CDS encoding entericidin EcnA/B family protein, with the translated sequence MKQAGILVALAVLLAGCATVDGVGQDISRGAQRVAGWF
- a CDS encoding FIST N-terminal domain-containing protein, with the translated sequence MDGAQNSSAREETGTRAALRVAQVPCDGPDRVGTLAARLGPGPFALVCLFASPDADFARLTRDTHRAFGGADVLACTTAGELGEQGYEDGQIIAVAFPEAYFAVTTLVIEDLDNLNEQALIDRLIQSRMALNQRAPQMPSEFAFLMVDGLSLREEHLTAVLTAGLGPTPLFGGSAGDGENFHATFLSRNGTVRQNAAQVALVRTRCPVQVFSLDHMVPTATRMVVTAADPDRRVVQEINAEPAAKEYARLLGKDPNQLTPFTFAAHPVVVRLGDTHHVRSIQRVDDNGDLVFFSAIDEGMVLTLADHLDIADHLNKRFEKLADLGKPDHILACDCLLRRIEAGQTQKSREISDILIRHKVVGFSTYGEQIGALHVNQTLTGVAIYPPLEDA
- a CDS encoding response regulator; amino-acid sequence: MSEAAQKFPEGNLTTALVVDDHPLFCDALTLTLQSIADFEEIRSAGTLEKALEVVTQDTGIGLIVLDLNLPDVNGLDGLVRLRNAAPKASIIIASSMADNAMISHALKAGADAFVPKHSQRSVFRRAFEAVAKGQAFVPDGYIDPQAGKEPAPDDALARLASLTNQQARILHLICEGKLNKQIAYDLSIAETTVKAHVTAIMRKLGVHSRTQAVLVAQEARFSRVLPMGE
- a CDS encoding hybrid sensor histidine kinase/response regulator, with protein sequence MSLVNPSDPLDLQNAKLIKIAESLMKRVEYGGAPSGAAYEQFERAALLEKRVRERTLELERTLDLLHESNAQLAQANNETEAARRNLADAIETVSEGFALFDPGDVLVMCNSRFCRDFRDTVVDLRPGLAFQRYVETVSTSRYLALPATTTPQEWSEKRMRRHKDRRVMFNVQLANDRWLQVSEHRTANGGTVVLQTDVTDIIRLERQERTKLRDKQTRMIRATLDHLNQGVCIFDENARLVGWNDKIGTLLALPARRMHLGASFFALIDLLGDEIDFTRGLDREGFAYWARQKGPRAAISFEIRRNGAVTLQIFGRGMPDGGFVISVTDVTAEREAAKKLYELNEILEQRVMERTLELEDALSAAERANASKSRFVAAASHDLLQPLSAAKLYIASLADHCTNAHESSVLAKTESALTSAEAIIDALLDISKLDGDGISFDIRTVSLRDILRPLVDEMEVLAQNKGLELRLVDCDLSVESDATYLRRIVQNLLANAIRYTDRGRVLVGVRRNGGSARVEVWDTGPGIAEEDQNAIFEEFKRLDANASDNDGLGLGLAIVERACARLGHPIGLWSQPGRGSCFMVNLPIAGQVAPSGVKTPRVVRPISLAQAGMITLLVENDPQMRRAITVLMESWGVHVIEAEDADSALALLTDLEITPDAVLLDYQLGPGQTGLELYQEICDRLGPLPGAIVSANRAPELGQNCAELGLAFLQKPIDRQKLSQVLESAAARMV